GCAGAACCCCTCGTGCTCGCTTGCGCAGAGGAACAGGTCGGCGACGCGGTAGAAGCCGGCGAGCTGGTCGGCGCGGACGTGGTTGGTGAAGAGGACGTTGTCGAGGCCGAGCTCGCGGGCGAGGTTCTTCAGGAGGGCGAGATAGCGCTCGAGCCCCATGTAGGAGCCGACGAGGAGCAGGCGCGCGTCCCGGCCGACGAAGCGGCGGTAGGCGGCGAACGCCTTGAGCAGGTCCTCGAAGCGCTTGTTGGGGACGACCCTGCCGACGAAGAGGATGTTCTTCAGTCCGTCCCGCCAGCGCCGCAGAAACTTCTCGTCGGGGCGTTCGCGTGAGAGCGGATCCCCGACGATGATCGGCATCACCTCGACGTGTCTGAACCCCGCCGCCACGAGCTCCTCGGCGTTGAAGGCGGAGTCGGCGAGGCAGAGGTCGGGGAGGGCGGCGAGCCCGGCGAGCTCCCCGCGGCCGCGGTCGAGGATGCGCTCCCGCTCGTCGTAGAGGGCGTGGAACCAGCGGCCCGGCGTGATGTTGTGGTAGACGAGGACGCGCGGGGCGGGGAGCGCGCGGAAGTAGTCCACCGTCTCGGAGCCGATGGAGAAGTGGAAGAGGGTGAGGTCGCCGGGGCGGGCCTCGGCGCGGTGGGCGGCGAGGTCGCGGGCCCGGCCGCGCATCCTCGGGGAGATGTGGCGCAGGGGGCAGAAGATCTCGGAGCCGTGCCCCCAGGCGCGGAAGATCTTCTGGAGGGCGAGGGCGTGGTTGCTGATCGCATCCCCCTCGACGAACCCGGCGACGATCTGGTGAACGGCCCGACGCGCCATGCGCCTCACCCTTTCTCCAGCCACGGTTCGAGCAGCGTCCGCAGGCGCGCCGCGACCGCCTCGCGCGAAAACGACGCGAGGCGCGGGAGCTGCCGCTCGACGATCGCCGTCTTGAGCGCCGGGTCCGCGAGGATCCTCCCGGCGAGCTCCGCGATCGCGGGGAACCTTTTCTCCTTCACGAGCACCCCCGCCTCCGCGAGCGTCTCGGGCACCGCCGCCGCGGCGTAGGCGATCACCGGGACGCGGAACTGCATCGCCTCCAGCAGCGGGATGCAGAACCCCTCGTGCTCGCTCATCGACAGGAAGACCGAGGCGGTGCGGTAGAGGGCGAACAGCTCGGCGTCGGTGACGTGGTTGAGGAAGACGACGTCGGGGAGGTCGAGGACCGTGACGAGGGAGCGCAGCAGGGCGGTGTACCGGTCCATCCCGGTCATCGCCCCGGCGACGATGAGGCGCGACCGCGGGTCCACGGTGTTGCGGTAGTAGTAGTAGATCTTGATCAGATCCTCCACGCGCTTGTTGGGCACGACCCTCCCGACCGAGAGGAGGTTCGCCGCCCCGTCCCCGAACCGCCGCAGGAAGACCGGGTCGGGGGCGGACGAGAGCTTCGCCGGGTCGGCGACGAGCGGCAGCACGCCGGTGGGGGAGAAGCCGAACTGCTCGAGCTCGCGGCGGTTGAACTCCGAGACGCCGAGGGCGAGGTCGGGGACGCCGGCGAGCGCCCGCATCTCCTCCCGTCCCGCCCTGAGGACGCGCGCCTTCTCCTCGTGGACGCCGTCGAACCAGTCGGCGGGGGTGATGTTGTGGTAGACGAGCACCTTGCGCGTGCGGAGGCGCGCGAAGTAGTCCGAGAGGGGGGAGCCGACGGAGAAGTGGAACAGGGTGATGTTCGACGGGTCGCCGGGGGAGGGGAGGCGGCGGTAGTCCTCGCAGAAGCGCTCGACGGCCGGGTGGACGTGGCGCGGCTCGCAGTAGAGCGTCGAGTCGAGGCCCCAGCCGCGGGCGATCTCCTGGAGGGCGAGGGCGTAGTTGCTGATCGCGTCGCCGCTGCCGAAGCCCGGGAGAAGCTGGTCGAGTCGCATGGTAGCTATTGTGCCACAGAGATCACGGGGGACGCAGAATCTTGTTGCCGCAACGTCAGCGGGAGGCCGCGGACTGCGCCCCCCTGTTGGGGCTTGCCTGGATCCATATCGCTGTCGGGAACGGGATCGATCCTGTTTCGACGCCGGTCCCGACGGCGATCCCGACGGCTGCGACGCCTGCGATTACAGCCCGAAGCGGCCGAACGCCTCCCGATAGCGCCCCAGCGCCGCGTCCCATGAGTAGTCCCGCTCCGCGTAACGTCTCCCCCCCGCGGCGAGGGCCTCGCGCAACCCCGGGCGTTCGAGGAGCAGGTGCACGCACTCCTCGAACTCGTAGTAGTCGCGGAAGGCGAGGCCGCCGTTGGAGCGGGCGCAGTGGCCCTCCGTCACGGCGCAGCGGGCGTTCACGATCCCCGCCGTCCCGGCGAGCCACGCCTCCATCAGCACGATGGAGAGGCTCTCGTTCACCGAGGGCTGGCAGAGGGCGAGGCAGGCGGCGTAGCCGTCGTGCTTGAGCTCCTCGTCGACGTACCCGAGATCCAGGATGCCGCCGGCGCTCTCGGGCGGGATCCGCACCTCGCCGGTGCCGAGGAGGGCGAGGGAGAGCGGCTGCGCGGGGTTATTCTTTTTGAAGACGCGCACGTACTCCACGAGGAGCGGGGTGTTCTTCCCCTCCTCGCGCCGGCCCGCGTAGAGGAGGAACGGGGTCGTGAGGCCGAACCTCTTGCGGAACCGCTCCGGGCGGTAGCGCGGGCGCGCCTCGAACCCCATCCCCGCGACCGCGGCGCGCGCGTCCTCGGTCTCGAAGAGGCGCCGGGCGAGCTCGCGTTCGGGGGGGCTGTTGAAGAGGATTCCGCGCACGCGTGCGAACATCTCGCGGAATATCCCCAAACGCGCGTACGGCTCGTCGTGGAGGCACGGGATCAGGAGCGACTTCTCGGGCGCGACGGCGCTCCCCGCCCAGGTGGTGCCGAACAGGTAGGGGAGGAAGATGAAGCAGTCGAACCGGTCCCGGTTGCCGCCGATGAAGTCGTAGAGCGGGGCGCTGTGGACGCTCCCCCTGATCCAGCACTCCTCCTCGCCGGGCGACACCGCCGCCCCGCGCGAGATGCGTTCCTGGATCGAGGCGAACTCCGCGGCCCGGTCGCGCGCGTCCACGGGGAAGCGGCGGACGGTTACGCCTCCGACCGTCTCCGTCCCGGGGCGGTAGTGGTTGGCCCAGGTGAAATGGTCGCGCGCGCAGGTGGTGAGGACGGTGACCTCGTCCCCGGACGCCGC
This portion of the Chlamydiota bacterium genome encodes:
- a CDS encoding glycosyltransferase family 4 protein; the protein is MRLDQLLPGFGSGDAISNYALALQEIARGWGLDSTLYCEPRHVHPAVERFCEDYRRLPSPGDPSNITLFHFSVGSPLSDYFARLRTRKVLVYHNITPADWFDGVHEEKARVLRAGREEMRALAGVPDLALGVSEFNRRELEQFGFSPTGVLPLVADPAKLSSAPDPVFLRRFGDGAANLLSVGRVVPNKRVEDLIKIYYYYRNTVDPRSRLIVAGAMTGMDRYTALLRSLVTVLDLPDVVFLNHVTDAELFALYRTASVFLSMSEHEGFCIPLLEAMQFRVPVIAYAAAAVPETLAEAGVLVKEKRFPAIAELAGRILADPALKTAIVERQLPRLASFSREAVAARLRTLLEPWLEKG
- a CDS encoding glycosyltransferase, whose protein sequence is MPARTIAFVVPRYGVHSAGGAEMLAQGVAERLAASGDEVTVLTTCARDHFTWANHYRPGTETVGGVTVRRFPVDARDRAAEFASIQERISRGAAVSPGEEECWIRGSVHSAPLYDFIGGNRDRFDCFIFLPYLFGTTWAGSAVAPEKSLLIPCLHDEPYARLGIFREMFARVRGILFNSPPERELARRLFETEDARAAVAGMGFEARPRYRPERFRKRFGLTTPFLLYAGRREEGKNTPLLVEYVRVFKKNNPAQPLSLALLGTGEVRIPPESAGGILDLGYVDEELKHDGYAACLALCQPSVNESLSIVLMEAWLAGTAGIVNARCAVTEGHCARSNGGLAFRDYYEFEECVHLLLERPGLREALAAGGRRYAERDYSWDAALGRYREAFGRFGL